The following are encoded together in the Acidovorax sp. KKS102 genome:
- a CDS encoding methyl-accepting chemotaxis protein has protein sequence MSLLKTLKGQILVVSAACMVAALLVLTLVNYFSARAQARVALAEEGQATAKSHAEAIEEWTRAKAGIIAASIAAFEEPEPAKSLAMLRDAGKFSTAYFGYADKKYVFSEARNLPADYDPTARPWYKQAAQAGASVVTPPYISASDQKLVVTFATPVGAGSALKGVAAGDVYMESVVANVASIQPTPQSFAFLVSADGKIIAHKDQGLTLKPITELSKDLAIEPLLAAAKNKGLLPTDIAGRSRLLSVVPIAGTSWMLVVALDESEAMAPIRAMLATSLISSVLVLVVAVALLGVVLTRRLRQLTLVRDAMHEIGAGDGDLSRRIDAHGEDELAQIAGSFNSFAGKLSGVLAQIRDASSSVRVAAEEIATGNHDLSGRTELTASSLQQTSASMQQLTETVRHNADSARQANQLVAQASSVAQHGGQVVGNVVTTMDQINAASRKINDIIGVIDGIAFQTNILALNAAVEAARAGEQGRGFAVVAGEVRSLAQRSAEAAREIKTLINTSVEQVENGSRLVHDAGTTMTDIVTSVQRVTDIMAEITASTNEQSTSINEVGQAVAQLDQMTQQNAALVEESAAAAQSLKDQSVRLSEVVATFRLSTTDSAHVAPRLSPPGG, from the coding sequence ATGTCGCTTCTGAAGACGCTCAAGGGCCAGATCCTGGTGGTGTCTGCCGCCTGTATGGTGGCAGCCCTGTTGGTGCTTACGCTGGTCAACTATTTCTCCGCCCGCGCACAAGCGCGGGTGGCGTTGGCAGAGGAGGGGCAGGCCACCGCCAAGAGCCATGCGGAGGCCATCGAAGAGTGGACCCGCGCGAAGGCTGGCATCATCGCGGCCTCCATCGCCGCGTTTGAAGAGCCTGAGCCCGCCAAATCCCTGGCCATGCTGCGTGATGCGGGCAAGTTCAGCACGGCGTACTTTGGCTACGCAGACAAAAAGTACGTTTTCTCCGAAGCCCGCAACCTCCCCGCCGACTACGACCCCACTGCGCGCCCCTGGTACAAGCAGGCTGCCCAGGCTGGCGCGTCCGTGGTCACGCCGCCCTACATCTCGGCCTCCGACCAGAAACTGGTGGTGACCTTTGCGACGCCGGTGGGTGCGGGCTCCGCACTCAAGGGGGTGGCTGCCGGGGACGTGTACATGGAATCGGTCGTGGCCAATGTCGCGTCCATCCAGCCCACGCCGCAAAGCTTTGCCTTTCTGGTGTCCGCGGACGGCAAAATCATCGCCCACAAAGACCAGGGGCTCACGCTCAAGCCCATCACCGAACTCTCCAAAGACCTCGCGATCGAGCCGCTGCTGGCTGCTGCCAAGAACAAAGGACTGCTGCCGACCGACATCGCCGGGCGCAGCCGCCTGCTGAGTGTGGTGCCGATCGCTGGCACGTCCTGGATGCTGGTCGTGGCCCTTGACGAGAGCGAAGCCATGGCGCCGATCCGCGCCATGTTGGCCACATCGCTGATCTCCAGTGTGCTGGTGCTGGTCGTGGCCGTGGCGCTGCTGGGGGTGGTGCTCACCCGGCGCCTGCGCCAGCTCACGCTGGTGCGCGATGCCATGCACGAAATCGGCGCGGGCGACGGCGACCTGTCACGCCGCATTGACGCGCACGGCGAGGATGAACTGGCCCAGATCGCCGGCAGCTTCAACAGTTTTGCGGGCAAGCTCTCTGGCGTGCTGGCGCAGATCCGGGACGCCAGCAGCTCGGTGCGTGTGGCCGCCGAAGAGATCGCCACCGGCAATCACGACCTGAGCGGGCGTACCGAACTCACGGCATCCAGCCTGCAGCAGACCTCGGCCTCCATGCAGCAGCTGACCGAAACGGTGCGGCACAACGCAGACTCTGCGCGGCAGGCCAACCAACTGGTTGCCCAGGCCTCCAGCGTTGCGCAGCACGGCGGTCAGGTGGTGGGCAATGTAGTGACCACCATGGACCAGATCAATGCGGCCTCGCGCAAGATCAACGACATCATCGGCGTCATTGACGGCATTGCGTTTCAGACCAACATCCTCGCGCTCAACGCAGCGGTGGAGGCCGCGCGCGCAGGCGAGCAGGGCCGGGGCTTTGCGGTGGTGGCGGGTGAGGTGCGCAGTCTGGCCCAGCGCAGTGCCGAAGCGGCCCGCGAGATCAAGACCTTGATCAATACGTCGGTCGAGCAGGTGGAAAACGGCTCGCGGCTGGTGCACGACGCGGGCACCACGATGACCGACATCGTGACCTCGGTGCAGCGCGTGACGGACATCATGGCCGAGATCACCGCGTCCACCAACGAGCAGAGCACCAGCATCAACGAGGTGGGGCAGGCCGTGGCCCAACTCGACCAGATGACCCAGCAGAACGCAGCGCTGGTGGAAGAGAGCGCTGCAGCGGCGCAGAGTCTGAAGGATCAGTCGGTGCGGCTGTCGGAGGTGGTGGCGACCTTTCGTCTGTCCACTACCGACTCCGCCCACGTTGCGCCACGGCTGTCCCCGCCGGGCGGTTGA
- a CDS encoding acetyl-CoA carboxylase carboxyltransferase subunit alpha: protein MAKKTFLDFEQPIAELESKIEELRYVQTESAVDISEEIDQLSKKSQQLTKDIYSELSPWQITKIARHPERPYTLDYVRDIFTDFVELHGDRHYADDLSIVGGLARFNGHACMVIGHQKGRDTKERAMRNFGMSKPEGYRKALRLMKTAEKFKLPVFTFVDTPGAYPGIDAEERGQSEAIGRNIFEMAQLEVPIITTIIGEGGSGGALAISVADQVVMLQYAIYSVISPEGCASILWKTSEKAQEAADALGITAHRLKALGLVDKIVSEPVGGAHRDHKQMAAFLKRALGDAFRQVADLKTKDLLDRRYERLQSYGRFSDTKADAR from the coding sequence TTGGCGAAAAAGACCTTTCTGGATTTCGAGCAGCCCATCGCCGAGCTGGAGTCCAAAATTGAAGAACTGCGCTACGTGCAGACCGAGAGTGCCGTCGATATCTCGGAAGAGATCGACCAGCTGAGCAAAAAGAGCCAGCAGCTCACCAAAGACATCTACAGCGAACTGTCGCCCTGGCAGATCACCAAGATCGCCCGCCACCCCGAGCGCCCCTACACGCTCGACTACGTGCGCGACATCTTCACCGACTTCGTCGAGCTGCACGGCGACCGCCACTATGCGGATGACCTGTCCATCGTGGGTGGCCTGGCCCGCTTCAACGGGCACGCCTGCATGGTCATTGGCCACCAGAAGGGCCGTGACACGAAGGAGCGCGCTATGCGCAACTTCGGCATGAGCAAGCCCGAGGGCTATCGCAAGGCCCTGCGCCTGATGAAGACGGCCGAGAAGTTCAAGCTGCCCGTGTTCACCTTTGTGGACACGCCCGGCGCCTACCCCGGCATCGATGCCGAGGAACGCGGCCAGTCCGAAGCCATTGGCCGCAACATCTTCGAGATGGCGCAGCTCGAAGTGCCCATCATCACCACCATCATCGGCGAAGGTGGCTCCGGCGGCGCCCTGGCCATCAGCGTGGCCGACCAGGTTGTGATGCTGCAGTACGCCATCTACTCGGTCATCAGCCCCGAAGGTTGCGCGTCCATCCTCTGGAAGACCAGTGAGAAGGCGCAAGAGGCTGCCGACGCCCTGGGCATCACCGCCCACCGTCTCAAGGCCCTGGGCCTGGTGGACAAGATCGTGAGCGAGCCTGTGGGCGGCGCCCACCGTGACCACAAGCAGATGGCGGCCTTTCTCAAGCGCGCGCTGGGCGATGCCTTCCGCCAGGTGGCCGACCTCAAGACCAAGGACCTGCTGGACCGCCGCTACGAGCGCCTGCAGAGCTACGGCCGGTTCAGCGACACCAAGGCAGACGCCCGCTGA
- a CDS encoding DNA-3-methyladenine glycosylase, whose translation MAASKKIAGDAVAPSLVLATPDYWAEACKHLVKKDRVMKRLIPQFGDAALQTKGDPFITLARSIVGQQVSVASAQAVWERFVALLPRGMKPASVLKLKIDDMRAAGLSARKVDYLVDLAMHFEGGKLHVKDWAAMDDEAIIAELVAIRGIGRWTAEMFLIFYLMRPNVLPLDDPGLISGISQNYFSGDPVSRSDAREVAEAWKPWCSVATWYIWRSLDPLPVTY comes from the coding sequence GTGGCAGCTTCTAAAAAGATAGCGGGTGACGCTGTGGCGCCGTCGCTGGTGCTGGCCACGCCCGACTACTGGGCCGAGGCGTGCAAGCACCTGGTGAAAAAAGACCGGGTGATGAAGCGCCTGATCCCGCAGTTTGGCGACGCTGCGCTGCAGACCAAGGGCGACCCCTTCATCACCCTAGCGCGTTCCATCGTGGGCCAGCAAGTGTCCGTGGCTTCAGCGCAGGCCGTGTGGGAGCGTTTTGTGGCGCTGCTGCCGCGCGGCATGAAACCCGCCAGCGTGCTCAAGCTCAAGATCGATGACATGCGGGCCGCAGGCCTGTCGGCCCGCAAGGTGGACTACCTGGTGGACCTGGCCATGCACTTTGAGGGCGGCAAGCTGCACGTCAAGGACTGGGCCGCCATGGACGACGAGGCCATCATTGCCGAGCTGGTGGCCATCCGGGGCATTGGCCGCTGGACGGCCGAGATGTTTTTGATCTTCTATTTGATGCGGCCCAATGTTTTGCCCCTGGACGACCCGGGGTTGATCAGCGGGATCAGCCAGAATTACTTCTCTGGCGACCCGGTGAGCCGCAGCGACGCGCGCGAGGTGGCCGAGGCCTGGAAGCCCTGGTGCAGCGTCGCGACTTGGTATATTTGGCGGTCTCTGGACCCCCTGCCTGTAACCTATTGA
- the cysS gene encoding cysteine--tRNA ligase — MSLRIYNTLSRALEDFSPLEPGHVRMYVCGMTIYDLCHIGHARMMMAFDVVQRWLKASGLRVTYVRNITDIDDKIIKRALERGITIRQLTDEMIAAMHQDIGLLGIEPPSVEPRATEYVPQMLSLIGQLEGKGLAYRASNGDVNYSVRKFEGYGKLSGKSLDELRAGERVAVLDGKEDPLDFVLWKSAKPEEPPEAKWDSAFGAGRPGWHIECSAMSCATLGETFDIHGGGADLQFPHHENEIAQSEGATGKPLAKFWVHNGFVRVDNEKMSKSLGNFFTIRDVLKTYDAETVRFFIVRAHYRSALNYSDAHLDDARQALKRLYTALSLVTPAQVASIDWTSPYAARFKAAMDEDFGTPEAVAVLFDLASEVNKTRSAELAGLLKALGGCLGILQGDPQAFLQSGAAGVDEAEIQAQIAARAAAKAAKNFAEADRIRNHLLAQGIVLKDSAAGTTWEAAQ, encoded by the coding sequence ATGAGTTTGCGCATCTACAACACGCTGTCGCGTGCATTGGAGGACTTTTCCCCGCTCGAACCTGGCCATGTGCGCATGTATGTGTGCGGCATGACCATTTACGACCTGTGCCACATCGGCCACGCCCGCATGATGATGGCGTTTGACGTGGTGCAGCGCTGGCTCAAGGCCAGCGGCCTGCGCGTGACCTATGTGCGCAACATCACCGACATCGACGACAAGATCATCAAGCGCGCGCTGGAGCGGGGCATCACCATCCGCCAGCTCACCGACGAGATGATTGCAGCGATGCACCAGGACATCGGCCTCTTGGGCATCGAGCCGCCGTCGGTCGAGCCCCGTGCTACCGAATATGTGCCCCAGATGCTCTCGCTCATCGGCCAGCTGGAAGGCAAGGGCCTTGCCTACCGGGCGAGCAACGGGGACGTGAACTACTCGGTGCGCAAGTTCGAGGGCTACGGCAAGCTCTCGGGCAAGTCGCTGGACGAGCTGCGCGCCGGCGAGCGGGTGGCCGTGCTGGACGGCAAGGAAGACCCGCTCGACTTTGTGCTGTGGAAGTCCGCCAAGCCCGAGGAGCCGCCCGAGGCCAAGTGGGACAGCGCTTTTGGTGCGGGCCGGCCCGGCTGGCACATCGAATGCTCGGCCATGAGCTGCGCCACGCTGGGCGAAACCTTCGACATCCACGGTGGCGGCGCGGATCTGCAATTCCCCCACCACGAGAACGAAATCGCCCAGAGCGAAGGCGCCACGGGCAAGCCGCTGGCCAAATTCTGGGTGCACAACGGCTTTGTGCGGGTGGACAACGAGAAGATGTCCAAGAGCCTGGGCAACTTCTTCACCATCCGCGACGTGCTCAAGACGTACGATGCCGAGACGGTGCGCTTTTTTATCGTGCGGGCCCATTACCGCAGCGCGCTGAACTACAGCGATGCCCACCTCGACGACGCACGCCAGGCGCTCAAGCGTCTCTACACGGCCCTCAGCCTGGTGACCCCGGCGCAGGTGGCGTCCATCGACTGGACCAGCCCCTACGCAGCCCGCTTCAAGGCCGCGATGGACGAGGACTTTGGCACGCCCGAGGCGGTGGCCGTGCTGTTCGACCTGGCGAGCGAGGTCAACAAGACCCGCTCAGCCGAACTGGCCGGGCTGCTGAAGGCGCTGGGTGGTTGCCTGGGCATCTTGCAGGGCGACCCGCAAGCGTTTCTTCAGTCGGGTGCGGCGGGGGTGGATGAGGCCGAGATTCAGGCGCAGATTGCCGCCCGGGCCGCAGCCAAGGCGGCCAAGAACTTTGCCGAGGCCGACCGCATTCGCAACCACTTGCTGGCCCAGGGCATCGTGCTCAAGGACTCTGCCGCCGGCACCACATGGGAAGCTGCCCAATGA
- a CDS encoding tetratricopeptide repeat protein produces the protein MKQVRRTLPRLLRLLALTALMGTGVVHADDYADITQLLKAGKASEALAKADQRLAANPRDPQLRFLRGVAQTDSGKQADAIATFTKLTEEYPELPEPYNNLAVLYANQNQLDKARTALEMAIRTNPSYATAQENLGDIYAKLASQAYNKALQLDANNANSVKPKLALIRELFSNEPGSKAGRPAAAAPAPAVVVTQRPAAAPAPTPAPAPVAAAPAPATPAPAPAPTPAPAAAPAPAASTAAAPAPAPAAAAAADASTQAVTAAVQAWAAAWAAKDMKAYLGAYDKSFDPPGRQGRAAWEKEREARIVGKSKISVKLSDINVSVQGDKATARFRQAYSADSLNVSSRKTLDLVHNNGRWTIVRESTGG, from the coding sequence ATGAAGCAAGTCCGACGCACACTCCCACGCCTCCTGCGCCTTCTGGCACTGACCGCCCTGATGGGCACGGGTGTGGTCCACGCGGACGACTATGCCGACATCACCCAGCTGCTCAAGGCGGGCAAGGCGTCCGAGGCGCTGGCCAAGGCCGACCAGCGCCTGGCTGCCAACCCGCGTGACCCCCAACTGCGCTTCTTGCGCGGCGTGGCCCAGACGGACTCGGGCAAGCAGGCCGACGCCATCGCCACCTTCACCAAGCTCACCGAAGAGTACCCTGAGCTGCCCGAGCCCTACAACAACCTGGCCGTGCTGTATGCCAACCAGAATCAGCTGGACAAGGCCCGCACAGCGCTGGAAATGGCGATCCGCACCAACCCCAGCTACGCCACCGCGCAGGAAAACCTGGGCGACATTTACGCCAAGCTGGCCAGCCAGGCCTACAACAAGGCGCTGCAGCTGGATGCCAACAACGCCAACTCCGTCAAACCCAAGCTGGCGCTGATCCGCGAGCTGTTCTCCAACGAGCCCGGTAGCAAGGCCGGTCGCCCTGCCGCCGCCGCACCAGCCCCCGCCGTGGTGGTGACCCAGCGTCCCGCAGCCGCTCCTGCGCCCACGCCAGCCCCCGCCCCTGTAGCGGCTGCACCAGCGCCGGCCACCCCGGCTCCGGCACCTGCCCCGACTCCAGCGCCTGCGGCCGCCCCGGCACCAGCGGCCAGCACTGCAGCGGCGCCCGCGCCGGCCCCTGCCGCAGCAGCGGCGGCTGACGCGTCCACCCAGGCGGTGACCGCCGCCGTTCAGGCTTGGGCAGCAGCCTGGGCCGCCAAGGACATGAAGGCTTATCTGGGCGCCTACGACAAGTCGTTCGACCCGCCAGGCCGCCAGGGCCGTGCTGCCTGGGAGAAGGAGCGCGAGGCGCGCATCGTCGGCAAGTCCAAGATCAGCGTGAAGCTGTCCGACATCAACGTGTCGGTGCAAGGCGACAAGGCCACCGCCCGTTTCCGCCAGGCCTACAGCGCTGATTCGCTCAACGTCAGCAGCCGCAAGACCCTGGACCTGGTCCACAACAACGGTCGCTGGACCATCGTCCGCGAATCCACGGGCGGTTGA
- a CDS encoding L,D-transpeptidase family protein — translation MLLLLGTSLVTPALPQGAKARRAAAAHAASTTPPVAPAPAELRDGQAEARLMAVYKLVAEGRGREALAQAESLARDYPNFQLAQLAVGDLLMSRTRPLRHLGDVAPEPDSARSIQAAAALAELRTESRQRVDAQRSRPPANAIPAQFLELSPRSRHAIAVDTSRSRLYLFENTAQGLRLVADYYASVGKLGIEKEVEGDQRTPLGVYFITSRLDPAKLKDFYGAGALPINYPNPLDQSRGKTGSGIWLHGTPPDQFSRAPLATDGCLVLANPDLERILRTVEPRSTPVVIARQLQWVQPHSVAADRKSFDAVLNAWRTAKTEGDMKRLLGFYAPDFQSYRKKPLEEWTQVLQAEARALKGRELQLKDKSYLRWTDSADTMVVTFGEVAEGARTGPVKRQYWTRRGQQWQIFFEGVIG, via the coding sequence ATGCTGCTGCTGCTGGGCACCTCGCTGGTCACGCCCGCCCTGCCGCAGGGCGCCAAGGCACGGCGTGCGGCCGCTGCGCACGCAGCATCCACCACGCCCCCTGTCGCCCCCGCGCCGGCAGAGTTGCGTGACGGCCAGGCGGAGGCCCGCCTCATGGCGGTCTACAAGCTGGTAGCCGAAGGGCGCGGGCGGGAAGCCCTGGCACAGGCAGAAAGCCTGGCGCGCGACTACCCCAACTTCCAGCTGGCCCAACTGGCGGTCGGCGACCTGCTCATGTCGCGCACGCGGCCGCTGCGGCACCTGGGCGATGTGGCCCCCGAGCCGGACTCGGCCCGCAGCATCCAGGCCGCTGCGGCACTGGCCGAACTGCGCACCGAATCGCGCCAGCGTGTGGATGCGCAACGCAGCCGCCCCCCCGCCAACGCCATCCCCGCGCAGTTCCTGGAGCTGTCGCCCCGCTCGCGCCACGCCATTGCGGTGGACACCTCGCGCTCGCGGCTGTACCTCTTTGAAAACACCGCGCAGGGCCTGCGGCTGGTGGCCGACTATTACGCCTCGGTGGGCAAGCTCGGTATCGAAAAAGAGGTGGAGGGCGACCAGCGCACGCCGCTGGGGGTGTACTTCATCACCAGCCGCCTGGACCCGGCCAAGCTCAAGGACTTTTACGGCGCGGGCGCCCTGCCCATCAACTACCCCAACCCCCTGGACCAGAGCCGGGGCAAGACCGGCAGCGGCATCTGGCTGCATGGCACGCCGCCCGACCAGTTCTCGCGCGCGCCCTTGGCCACCGACGGCTGCCTGGTGCTGGCCAACCCCGACCTCGAACGCATCCTGCGCACGGTGGAGCCCCGCTCCACCCCCGTGGTCATTGCGCGGCAGCTGCAATGGGTACAACCCCACAGCGTGGCCGCCGACCGCAAATCGTTCGACGCGGTGCTCAATGCCTGGCGCACCGCCAAGACGGAAGGGGACATGAAGCGCCTGCTGGGCTTTTATGCGCCCGACTTCCAGAGCTACCGCAAGAAGCCGCTGGAAGAATGGACCCAGGTGCTGCAGGCCGAGGCCCGCGCCCTCAAGGGACGGGAACTCCAGCTCAAGGACAAGTCTTACCTGCGGTGGACAGACTCGGCCGACACCATGGTGGTAACGTTCGGCGAAGTCGCTGAAGGCGCACGCACGGGGCCGGTCAAGCGCCAGTACTGGACGCGCCGCGGCCAACAATGGCAGATCTTTTTCGAAGGAGTGATTGGATGA
- a CDS encoding peptidylprolyl isomerase produces the protein MISRRNSTVALASIALAAMFTVAPAQAQDAPKVKLATSMGDIVVQLDAAKAPKTVENFLAYVNSKHYDGTIFHRVIDGFMIQGGGFTPDMQQKPTKAPIPLEAKNGLKNDTYTIAMARTGDPNSATSQFFINVKDNAMLNAPSPDGHGYAVFGKVVEGTAVVDKIKAVATGNKGPHQNVPNTPMTINSATVVK, from the coding sequence ATGATTTCCAGAAGAAATTCGACGGTAGCGCTGGCAAGTATTGCCCTGGCTGCTATGTTTACAGTAGCACCCGCCCAGGCGCAAGACGCTCCCAAGGTCAAGCTGGCCACGTCGATGGGTGACATCGTGGTGCAGCTCGATGCGGCCAAGGCTCCCAAGACGGTCGAGAACTTCCTGGCCTATGTGAACAGCAAGCACTACGACGGCACGATCTTCCACCGAGTGATCGACGGCTTCATGATCCAGGGCGGCGGCTTCACCCCCGACATGCAGCAAAAGCCCACCAAGGCACCCATTCCGCTCGAAGCCAAGAACGGCCTCAAGAACGACACCTACACCATCGCCATGGCGCGCACCGGTGATCCCAACTCGGCCACTTCGCAGTTCTTCATCAATGTGAAGGACAACGCCATGCTCAATGCCCCCAGCCCCGACGGCCACGGCTATGCCGTGTTCGGCAAGGTGGTCGAAGGCACCGCCGTGGTGGACAAGATCAAGGCTGTGGCCACCGGCAACAAGGGCCCGCACCAGAACGTGCCCAACACCCCTATGACCATCAACTCCGCCACCGTGGTGAAGTAA
- a CDS encoding peptidylprolyl isomerase, with the protein MSNPQVELHVTINVAETATQGVITLELDAEKAPKSTANFLSYVNSGFYNGTVFHRVIKNFMIQGGGMTADMKQKETQAPIENEAKNGLKNDKYTVAMARTGDPHSATAQFFINTVDNAFLNHSSPTAQGWGYAVFGKVVKGQDVVDAIKAVRTTRKGFHDDVPFDAVVIDKAVAL; encoded by the coding sequence ATGAGCAATCCACAAGTTGAACTCCACGTGACCATCAACGTGGCCGAGACCGCCACCCAGGGCGTGATCACCCTGGAACTGGACGCCGAGAAAGCCCCCAAGTCCACCGCCAACTTCCTGAGCTATGTGAACAGCGGTTTCTACAACGGCACCGTGTTCCACCGCGTGATCAAGAACTTCATGATCCAGGGCGGCGGCATGACGGCCGACATGAAGCAAAAGGAAACCCAGGCCCCCATCGAGAACGAAGCTAAGAACGGCCTGAAGAACGACAAGTACACCGTCGCCATGGCCCGCACTGGCGACCCCCACAGCGCCACTGCGCAGTTCTTCATCAACACGGTGGACAACGCCTTCCTGAACCACAGCTCGCCCACCGCCCAAGGCTGGGGCTACGCCGTGTTCGGCAAGGTCGTGAAGGGCCAGGACGTGGTGGACGCCATCAAGGCCGTGCGCACCACCCGCAAGGGCTTCCATGACGACGTGCCTTTTGACGCCGTCGTGATCGACAAGGCCGTGGCTCTGTAA
- a CDS encoding UDP-2,3-diacylglucosamine diphosphatase, protein MTTVPLFEELAAPPHWRTVDFISDLHLQASEPATVAAFQQYLEGTTADALFILGDLFEVWVGDDAMSEPGSFEARGCALLRAAAQRLPVYFMHGNRDFLAGPAFLAGCGITGLADPTVLAFGGQRYVLSHGDLLCLDDVDYQRFRLQARSAAWQQQFLTQPLATRRVQARGIRQESEARKQSGATYADVDGPAAVAWLQAAGAHTLIHGHTHRPAHHVLAPGLQRVVLSDWDAAAFPPRLETLRLSSAGLERLSLAPK, encoded by the coding sequence TTGACGACCGTGCCCCTGTTCGAGGAGCTTGCCGCTCCACCGCACTGGCGCACGGTCGATTTCATTTCAGACCTGCACCTGCAGGCCAGCGAGCCCGCCACGGTGGCCGCATTCCAGCAGTATCTCGAAGGCACGACGGCAGACGCCCTCTTTATTCTGGGCGACCTGTTCGAAGTGTGGGTGGGCGACGATGCCATGAGCGAGCCCGGCAGCTTCGAAGCCCGGGGCTGCGCCCTCCTTCGGGCCGCCGCACAGCGCCTGCCGGTGTACTTCATGCATGGCAACCGCGACTTTCTGGCGGGCCCTGCTTTCTTGGCTGGGTGCGGCATCACCGGGCTGGCAGACCCCACAGTCCTGGCCTTTGGCGGCCAGCGGTATGTCCTGAGCCACGGCGACCTGCTGTGCCTGGACGATGTGGACTACCAGCGCTTTCGCCTGCAGGCGCGCAGCGCCGCCTGGCAGCAGCAGTTTCTGACCCAGCCCTTGGCCACGCGCCGCGTGCAGGCGCGCGGCATCCGCCAGGAGAGCGAGGCGCGCAAGCAGTCTGGGGCCACGTACGCCGATGTGGACGGCCCCGCCGCCGTCGCCTGGCTGCAGGCCGCTGGCGCACACACCCTCATCCACGGCCACACCCACCGGCCGGCCCACCATGTGCTGGCCCCGGGGCTGCAGCGCGTGGTGCTGAGCGACTGGGATGCTGCGGCATTCCCCCCCCGTCTGGAAACACTGCGTTTGTCCAGCGCGGGCTTGGAACGGCTGTCCCTGGCCCCCAAGTAA
- a CDS encoding zinc-dependent peptidase, giving the protein MPPLLNRLWRRVRATVAPVPDISATLWLQTVQRYPFLAALSLHDQAKLRVLSALFLHHKEFHGAHGLVVTDAMAIDIAAQACLPLLHWGDPAKALDWYDDFVGIVLHPGEAVARRQTMDEAGVVHEHTQVLLGEAMERGPIMLSWQHVSNATENTARGHNVVVHEFVHKLDMKNGQPNGCPPLPAGFMGARTGRAAYEAWWAAWEPAYEQFRERVIMAERFGAERPWLDAYGATSQSEFFAVACEAYFVNRERFSQEFPGLMPVLDAFFQRPAG; this is encoded by the coding sequence ATGCCCCCCTTGCTCAACCGCCTCTGGCGCCGCGTGCGCGCCACCGTGGCTCCGGTGCCGGACATCTCGGCCACGCTGTGGCTGCAGACCGTGCAGCGCTACCCGTTTCTGGCCGCGCTGTCGCTGCACGACCAGGCCAAGCTGCGCGTGCTGAGCGCCCTCTTCTTGCACCACAAGGAATTCCACGGTGCCCATGGCCTCGTGGTGACCGACGCCATGGCCATCGACATTGCCGCGCAGGCCTGCCTGCCCCTGCTGCACTGGGGCGACCCCGCAAAGGCACTCGACTGGTACGACGATTTTGTGGGCATCGTGCTGCACCCCGGCGAAGCCGTGGCCCGTCGCCAGACGATGGACGAAGCGGGCGTGGTGCACGAGCACACCCAGGTGCTGCTGGGCGAGGCCATGGAGCGCGGCCCCATCATGCTCAGCTGGCAGCATGTGAGCAACGCCACCGAGAACACGGCGCGCGGACACAACGTGGTGGTGCACGAGTTCGTGCACAAGCTCGACATGAAAAACGGCCAACCCAACGGCTGCCCGCCCTTGCCCGCAGGCTTTATGGGCGCACGCACCGGCCGTGCGGCGTATGAAGCGTGGTGGGCAGCCTGGGAGCCCGCCTACGAACAGTTTCGCGAGCGCGTGATCATGGCCGAGCGCTTCGGCGCCGAACGGCCCTGGCTGGACGCGTACGGCGCCACCTCGCAGTCCGAATTCTTTGCCGTGGCCTGCGAGGCGTACTTTGTAAACCGCGAACGGTTTTCCCAGGAGTTTCCGGGATTGATGCCAGTGCTGGATGCGTTCTTCCAGCGCCCTGCGGGCTGA